One region of Drosophila kikkawai strain 14028-0561.14 chromosome 2R, DkikHiC1v2, whole genome shotgun sequence genomic DNA includes:
- the chn gene encoding protein charlatan isoform X2 yields the protein MATLIPVNGGHPAASGQSSNVEATYEDMFKEITRKLYGEETGNGLHTLGTPVAQVATSGPTAVPEGEQRSFTNLQQLDRSAAPSIEYESSAAGGASGNNVATTQANVIQQQQQQQQAESGNSVVVTASSGATVVPAPSVAAVGGFKSEDHLSTAFGLAALMQNGFAAGQAGLLKAGGDQQQRWAQDGSGLVAAAAAEPQLVQWTSGGKLQSYAHVSQQQQQQQQQQQQQQPHQSTPKSKKHRQEHAAELIYASPSTSANAAQNLAQSTPTSAPSNSSGGSTSSSGGGGGGGRKKASQAAAAAAAANGIHIQKRYACTHCPYSTDRRDLYTRHENIHKDEKPFQCYACLKQFNRADHVKKHFLRMHRELQYDINKTRRHVSAGSGSSGSGSSGSGSHHSGGRGNVTINSAGVNIDNAFLEAQRHPTSTSMSIVETIEAVASATDMPLAQLKQEKLDDGAGGVLPLHVGVMQQQQQQPVASSSSGSSGSHNGNGNNGSNSGLLKPKREKRFTCCYCPWSGADKWGLKRHLNTHTKPFVCLLCDYKAARSERLATHVLKVHNKRACSKCSYLADTQEEYQAHMSDVHPHDNRPARSGNGNQSGGSSNGNGNGNNANSNANAGGHSHSQNLNVLRTIGNSLVANNQLNTYAGNAFGGNVGNANGGGGGGGAVTIYTTTTNEGVAGGTGGNGGTGGISSNITGGGPLQEIIVNPSSMVGWRLSANGSLIPPHDLLTGGLPNAATQKRGSERLFQYLEAEGSDPEDYARLLKMDAISRNTASVAQDFHKAGGVHELKIPANHQLLFNNKLPSQWTTREAAALLYSLSNMGNNGSSGSVSSSQRQKFGMRARQHSTGEDDENTPSSASSSSFSGDEFNMSSTSPLKLSRHAALKLEKKMEDAKDLVVPTKAMMATAFLEAANYEQTAIELLASKRKIKVEIENDEENENDEDQENQQQQQLQSHQQHSQQQQRLQLIKSSPAYKLNNNNNNSNSNNNNNYYKDKTSHRNAVHQHHHRQDDKENKTKSSSSPAAATGAPAAASSPPSSNQTTFLTQMEYQNLNRIGTQFQNYVKDIINKYYAAETPLMLAAAAAALPTATTTGQQQLPVDIENLSPSKRRRLLSETEEYIEYLRNKEDITLTIAPKVPRPTSPSLLKRQLDLTAPRRSPKKAPPPPANVSRKSLNQLATLLPLLADAASKQEYLAAPLDFSKKSSSRKQAQPKKIRLTPEAVVTMLRDKYLNRMVRQRLGCLKCSQASGSDAMCFNYHTLGSLALHKYWRHRHEGAVRGKRLRAALQKRIGGKSVATV from the exons ATGGCCACACTAATACCAGTGAACGGCGGCCATCCAGCAGCGAGCGGACAGTCCTCCAATGTGGAGGCCACATACGAAGATATGTTTAAAGAAATCACACGCAAATTGTACGGCGAGGAGACCGGAAACGGTTTGCATACGCTCGGCACGCCGGTGGCTCAGGTGGCCACCAGCGGGCCAACAGCGGTGCCCGAGGGTGAGCAGCGCTCCTTCACCAACCTG CAACAACTCGATCGCTCGGCAGCGCCCAGCATTGAATACGAGTCCAGTGCGGCAGGTGGTGCCTCAGGCAACAACGTGGCCACCACCCAGGCCAATGtaatccaacagcagcaacagcagcagcaggccgaGTCGGGCAACTCTGTGGTGGTTACGGCCAGCAGTGGAGCAACTGTGGTGCCGGCACCCAGTGTGGCGGCCGTTGGTGGCTTCAAGTCCGAGGATCATCTAAGCACCGCCTTTGGGTTGGCGGCCCTGATGCAGAACGGCTTTGCAGCGGGCCAGGCGGGTCTCCTGAAGGCCGGCGGGGATCAGCAGCAGCGCTGGGCGCAAGACGGATCGGGTCTGgtggctgcagcagcagctgaaccACAACTGGTGCAGTGGACCTCGGGCGGTAAGCTGCAGAGCTATGCCCATGtcagccaacagcagcagcagcagcaacaacagcagcagcagcagcagccgcatcAGAGCACACCCAAGTCCAA aaaacACCGTCAAGAGCACGCAGCCGAGTTGATATACGCCAGCCCCTCGACCTCGGCCAATGCTGCCCAGAATTTGGCCCAGTCCACACCCACCTCAGCgcccagcaacagcagtgGCGGCAGCACCAGCTCCtccggcggcggtggaggaggCGGCCGCAAGAAGGCTTCGCAGGCAGCGgccgctgcagctgccgcCAATGGAATTCACATTCAGAAGCGTTACGCCTGCACCCACTGTCCGTACTCGACGGATCGACGGGATCTGTATACTCGGCACGAGAACATCCACAAGGACGAGAAGCCTTTCCAGTGCTATGCCTGCCTCAAGCAGTTCAATCGTGCCGATCATGTCAAGAAGCACTTCCTGCGCATGCATCGTGAGCTGCAGTACGACATAAACAAGACCCGTCGCCATGTCTCTGCGGGCAGTGGCTCCTCTGGCAGCGGTTCATCCGGCAGTGGATCTCATCACTCTGGAGGACGTGGCAATGTGACCATTAACTCGGCAGGAGTGAACATTGATAATGCCTTTTTGGAGGCGCAACGCCATCCCACCTCGACCAGCATGAGCATCGTGGAGACTATCGAAGCGGTGGCCTCGGCGACAGACATGCCGCTGGCCCAGCTCAAGCAGGAGAAGCTGGACGATGGAGCCGGAGGCGTCCTGCCGCTCCATGTAGGCGTtatgcagcaacagcagcagcagccggtgGCCAGCTCAAGTTCTGGCAGCAGTGGCAGTcacaatggcaatggcaacaacGGCAGCAACTCGGGCCTGTTGAAGCCGAAGCGAGAGAAGCGCTTCACCTGCTGCTACTGCCCCTGGTCCGGAGCGGACAAGTGGGGCCTCAAGCGCCACCTCAACACGCACACAAAGCCCTTCGTTTGCCTGCTCTGCGATTACAAGGCAGCGCGCTCCGAGCGCCTGGCCACCCACGTGCTCAAGGTGCACAACAAGAGGGCCTGCAGCAAGTGCTCCTATCTGGCGGACACACAGGAGGAGTACCAGGCTCACATGAGCGATGTGCA TCCGCACGATAATCGGCCGGCGCGCAGCGGCAACGGCAACCagagcggcggcagcagcaacggcaatGGTAATGGCAACAATGCCAACTCCAATGCCAATGCCGGtggccacagccacagccagaatctcaatgTGCTGCGCACCATTGGCAACAGCCTGGTGGCCAACAATCAGCTGAACACCTATGCCGGCAACGCTTTTGG TGGCAATGTGGGAAATGCGaatggaggcggcggcggcggaggtgccGTTACCATCTATACCACTACCACCAACGAGGGCGTGGCAGGCGGCACCGGCGGAAACGGTGGCACCGGCGGCATTAGCAGTAACATCACTGGCGGCGGACCGCTCCAGGAGATCATCGTGAACCCATCGTCGATGGTCGGCTGGCGGCTGAGCGCCAATGGGTCACTGATACCGCCGCATGACCTGCTCACCGGCGGCTTGCCGAATGCAGCCACGCAAAAGCGCGGCTCGGAGCGATTGTTTCAATACCTCGAAGCCGAGGGCAGCGATCCGGAGGACTATGCGCg TCTGCTCAAAATGGACGCCATCAGTCGCAACACCGCTTCGGTCGCTCAGGATTTTCATAAGGCGGGAGGCGTGCACGAGTTGAAAATACCAGCCAACCATCAACTCTTGTTTAACAATAAACTGCCTTCGCAATGGACGACACGAGAGGCTGCTGCACTGCTGTACAGCCTGAGCAACATGGGTAACAATGGCAGTTCCGGCTCCGTTTCCAGCTCCCAGCGCCAAAAGTTTGGCATGCGGGCGCGACAACATTCCACCGGCGAGGATGACGAGAATACACCCTCGTCGGCCTCCTCGTCGAGCTTCTCCGGCGATGAGTTCAACATGAGCTCCACATCGCCTCTGAAGCTGTCGCGTCATGCTGCCCTCAAGCTGGAGAAGAAAATGGAGGATGCCAAGGATCTGGTGGTGCCCACCAAGGCGATGATGGCAACGGCATTTCTGGAGGCGGCCAACTACGAGCAGACGGCCATCGAGCTGCTGGCCAGCAAGCGGAAGATCAAGGTCGAGATCGAGAATGATgaggagaacgagaacgacgAGGATCAGgagaaccagcagcagcaacaactacaGTCACATCAGCAGCattcccagcagcagcagcgattgCAGCTTATTAAATCGTCTCCCGCGTATAaactcaacaacaacaataacaatagcaacagcaataacaacaataactaCTACAAGGACAAGACATCGCACAGAAATGCCGTTCACcaacatcatcatcgccaGGATGACAAGGAGAACAAGACcaagtcgtcgtcgtcgccagcagcagcaacaggtgcACCTGCAGCAGCCTCATCGCCGCCCAGCAGCAACCAGACAACGTTTCTCACCCAAATGGAGTACCAGAATCTCAATCGCATCGGTACCCAGTTCCAGAACTATGTCAAGGACATCATCAACAAGTACTATGCGGCGGAGACGCCTCTAATGCtggccgctgccgccgctgctctGCCCACGGCCACCACAAcgggccagcagcagctgccggtGGACATTGAGAACCTGTCGCCCAGCAAGCGTCGGCGTCTGCTCAGCGAGACCGAAGAGTACATTGAGTATCTGCGGAACAAGGAGGACATCACCTTGACCATAGCACCAAAGGTACCGCGACCCACATCGCCGTCGCTGCTCAAGCGTCAGCTGGATCTGACTGCGCCACGTCGCAGTCCCAAGAAGGCGCCACCGCCTCCGGCCAACGTGTCCCGTAAATCCCTCAACCAGTTGGCCACCCTCCTGCCACTGCTGGCGGATGCGGCCAGCAAGCAAGAGTATCTGGCCGCTCCGTTGGACTTTAGCAAGAAGTCCAGCTCCCGCAAGCAGGCGCAGCCAAAGAAGATCCGTTTGACACCCGAGGCGGTGGTGACCATGCTGCGGGACAAGTACCTTAATCGCATGGTGCGCCAGCGTCTGGGATGCCTCAAATGCAGTCAGGCCAGCGGAAGCGACGCCATGTGCTTCAACTACCATACGCTGGGATCGCTGGCATTGCACAAGTACTGGCGGCATCGCCACGAGGGAGCCGTCAGGGGAAAAAGGCTGCGGGCAGCGCTGCAGAAAAGGATTGGCGGAAAGTCGGTGGCGACCGTGtag
- the chn gene encoding protein charlatan isoform X4, whose product MATLIPVNGGHPAASGQSSNVEATYEDMFKEITRKLYGEETGNGLHTLGTPVAQVATSGPTAVPEGEQRSFTNLQQLDRSAAPSIEYESSAAGGASGNNVATTQANVIQQQQQQQQAESGNSVVVTASSGATVVPAPSVAAVGGFKSEDHLSTAFGLAALMQNGFAAGQAGLLKAGGDQQQRWAQDGSGLVAAAAAEPQLVQWTSGGKLQSYAHVSQQQQQQQQQQQQQQPHQSTPKSKKHRQEHAAELIYASPSTSANAAQNLAQSTPTSAPSNSSGGSTSSSGGGGGGGRKKASQAAAAAAAANGIHIQKRYACTHCPYSTDRRDLYTRHENIHKDEKPFQCYACLKQFNRADHVKKHFLRMHRELQYDINKTRRHVSAGSGSSGSGSSGSGSHHSGGRGNVTINSAGVNIDNAFLEAQRHPTSTSMSIVETIEAVASATDMPLAQLKQEKLDDGAGGVLPLHVGVMQQQQQQPVASSSSGSSGSHNGNGNNGSNSGLLKPKREKRFTCCYCPWSGADKWGLKRHLNTHTKPFVCLLCDYKAARSERLATHVLKVHNKRACSKCSYLADTQEEYQAHMSDVHLLKMDAISRNTASVAQDFHKAGGVHELKIPANHQLLFNNKLPSQWTTREAAALLYSLSNMGNNGSSGSVSSSQRQKFGMRARQHSTGEDDENTPSSASSSSFSGDEFNMSSTSPLKLSRHAALKLEKKMEDAKDLVVPTKAMMATAFLEAANYEQTAIELLASKRKIKVEIENDEENENDEDQENQQQQQLQSHQQHSQQQQRLQLIKSSPAYKLNNNNNNSNSNNNNNYYKDKTSHRNAVHQHHHRQDDKENKTKSSSSPAAATGAPAAASSPPSSNQTTFLTQMEYQNLNRIGTQFQNYVKDIINKYYAAETPLMLAAAAAALPTATTTGQQQLPVDIENLSPSKRRRLLSETEEYIEYLRNKEDITLTIAPKVPRPTSPSLLKRQLDLTAPRRSPKKAPPPPANVSRKSLNQLATLLPLLADAASKQEYLAAPLDFSKKSSSRKQAQPKKIRLTPEAVVTMLRDKYLNRMVRQRLGCLKCSQASGSDAMCFNYHTLGSLALHKYWRHRHEGAVRGKRLRAALQKRIGGKSVATV is encoded by the exons ATGGCCACACTAATACCAGTGAACGGCGGCCATCCAGCAGCGAGCGGACAGTCCTCCAATGTGGAGGCCACATACGAAGATATGTTTAAAGAAATCACACGCAAATTGTACGGCGAGGAGACCGGAAACGGTTTGCATACGCTCGGCACGCCGGTGGCTCAGGTGGCCACCAGCGGGCCAACAGCGGTGCCCGAGGGTGAGCAGCGCTCCTTCACCAACCTG CAACAACTCGATCGCTCGGCAGCGCCCAGCATTGAATACGAGTCCAGTGCGGCAGGTGGTGCCTCAGGCAACAACGTGGCCACCACCCAGGCCAATGtaatccaacagcagcaacagcagcagcaggccgaGTCGGGCAACTCTGTGGTGGTTACGGCCAGCAGTGGAGCAACTGTGGTGCCGGCACCCAGTGTGGCGGCCGTTGGTGGCTTCAAGTCCGAGGATCATCTAAGCACCGCCTTTGGGTTGGCGGCCCTGATGCAGAACGGCTTTGCAGCGGGCCAGGCGGGTCTCCTGAAGGCCGGCGGGGATCAGCAGCAGCGCTGGGCGCAAGACGGATCGGGTCTGgtggctgcagcagcagctgaaccACAACTGGTGCAGTGGACCTCGGGCGGTAAGCTGCAGAGCTATGCCCATGtcagccaacagcagcagcagcagcaacaacagcagcagcagcagcagccgcatcAGAGCACACCCAAGTCCAA aaaacACCGTCAAGAGCACGCAGCCGAGTTGATATACGCCAGCCCCTCGACCTCGGCCAATGCTGCCCAGAATTTGGCCCAGTCCACACCCACCTCAGCgcccagcaacagcagtgGCGGCAGCACCAGCTCCtccggcggcggtggaggaggCGGCCGCAAGAAGGCTTCGCAGGCAGCGgccgctgcagctgccgcCAATGGAATTCACATTCAGAAGCGTTACGCCTGCACCCACTGTCCGTACTCGACGGATCGACGGGATCTGTATACTCGGCACGAGAACATCCACAAGGACGAGAAGCCTTTCCAGTGCTATGCCTGCCTCAAGCAGTTCAATCGTGCCGATCATGTCAAGAAGCACTTCCTGCGCATGCATCGTGAGCTGCAGTACGACATAAACAAGACCCGTCGCCATGTCTCTGCGGGCAGTGGCTCCTCTGGCAGCGGTTCATCCGGCAGTGGATCTCATCACTCTGGAGGACGTGGCAATGTGACCATTAACTCGGCAGGAGTGAACATTGATAATGCCTTTTTGGAGGCGCAACGCCATCCCACCTCGACCAGCATGAGCATCGTGGAGACTATCGAAGCGGTGGCCTCGGCGACAGACATGCCGCTGGCCCAGCTCAAGCAGGAGAAGCTGGACGATGGAGCCGGAGGCGTCCTGCCGCTCCATGTAGGCGTtatgcagcaacagcagcagcagccggtgGCCAGCTCAAGTTCTGGCAGCAGTGGCAGTcacaatggcaatggcaacaacGGCAGCAACTCGGGCCTGTTGAAGCCGAAGCGAGAGAAGCGCTTCACCTGCTGCTACTGCCCCTGGTCCGGAGCGGACAAGTGGGGCCTCAAGCGCCACCTCAACACGCACACAAAGCCCTTCGTTTGCCTGCTCTGCGATTACAAGGCAGCGCGCTCCGAGCGCCTGGCCACCCACGTGCTCAAGGTGCACAACAAGAGGGCCTGCAGCAAGTGCTCCTATCTGGCGGACACACAGGAGGAGTACCAGGCTCACATGAGCGATGTGCA TCTGCTCAAAATGGACGCCATCAGTCGCAACACCGCTTCGGTCGCTCAGGATTTTCATAAGGCGGGAGGCGTGCACGAGTTGAAAATACCAGCCAACCATCAACTCTTGTTTAACAATAAACTGCCTTCGCAATGGACGACACGAGAGGCTGCTGCACTGCTGTACAGCCTGAGCAACATGGGTAACAATGGCAGTTCCGGCTCCGTTTCCAGCTCCCAGCGCCAAAAGTTTGGCATGCGGGCGCGACAACATTCCACCGGCGAGGATGACGAGAATACACCCTCGTCGGCCTCCTCGTCGAGCTTCTCCGGCGATGAGTTCAACATGAGCTCCACATCGCCTCTGAAGCTGTCGCGTCATGCTGCCCTCAAGCTGGAGAAGAAAATGGAGGATGCCAAGGATCTGGTGGTGCCCACCAAGGCGATGATGGCAACGGCATTTCTGGAGGCGGCCAACTACGAGCAGACGGCCATCGAGCTGCTGGCCAGCAAGCGGAAGATCAAGGTCGAGATCGAGAATGATgaggagaacgagaacgacgAGGATCAGgagaaccagcagcagcaacaactacaGTCACATCAGCAGCattcccagcagcagcagcgattgCAGCTTATTAAATCGTCTCCCGCGTATAaactcaacaacaacaataacaatagcaacagcaataacaacaataactaCTACAAGGACAAGACATCGCACAGAAATGCCGTTCACcaacatcatcatcgccaGGATGACAAGGAGAACAAGACcaagtcgtcgtcgtcgccagcagcagcaacaggtgcACCTGCAGCAGCCTCATCGCCGCCCAGCAGCAACCAGACAACGTTTCTCACCCAAATGGAGTACCAGAATCTCAATCGCATCGGTACCCAGTTCCAGAACTATGTCAAGGACATCATCAACAAGTACTATGCGGCGGAGACGCCTCTAATGCtggccgctgccgccgctgctctGCCCACGGCCACCACAAcgggccagcagcagctgccggtGGACATTGAGAACCTGTCGCCCAGCAAGCGTCGGCGTCTGCTCAGCGAGACCGAAGAGTACATTGAGTATCTGCGGAACAAGGAGGACATCACCTTGACCATAGCACCAAAGGTACCGCGACCCACATCGCCGTCGCTGCTCAAGCGTCAGCTGGATCTGACTGCGCCACGTCGCAGTCCCAAGAAGGCGCCACCGCCTCCGGCCAACGTGTCCCGTAAATCCCTCAACCAGTTGGCCACCCTCCTGCCACTGCTGGCGGATGCGGCCAGCAAGCAAGAGTATCTGGCCGCTCCGTTGGACTTTAGCAAGAAGTCCAGCTCCCGCAAGCAGGCGCAGCCAAAGAAGATCCGTTTGACACCCGAGGCGGTGGTGACCATGCTGCGGGACAAGTACCTTAATCGCATGGTGCGCCAGCGTCTGGGATGCCTCAAATGCAGTCAGGCCAGCGGAAGCGACGCCATGTGCTTCAACTACCATACGCTGGGATCGCTGGCATTGCACAAGTACTGGCGGCATCGCCACGAGGGAGCCGTCAGGGGAAAAAGGCTGCGGGCAGCGCTGCAGAAAAGGATTGGCGGAAAGTCGGTGGCGACCGTGtag